CCTTCCTCAGCCAGATCACTCTCTGCTGTGATGGATTTCAGACAACACCATCAACACTGATCATTTCTGCTGTCATGCTTCACAATTAGCTGTTGTTTTTAGAGATGCTTTTCGGGAAAAGGCTTCTATTGTCTCAGTCAAAATCTTTTTCCACTTTGAATCACAAGTTGAATGAAAACAATGGGACTCATAATAAAGCtatgaaaaatgattaaaaattatactatattatattactgttcaaaagcttgaggtTGGTACATTTTTTGGTACATTTTAGAcacttaagctcaccaaggctgcttttatttgtaaaacagtattagtctgaaattattacagttaaaagAAGTGTTTAAATTGAACAGTTcttaaatttaagttttagatttaaaagaaaaagaaaaaatataattaaaaaatatttaataaaaaaaaaaaattattaagtaagcattaaataaatcaaaacaaaaattaaaaaaaaatataatataacaaaacaaaatactaaattaaagaaatattgtaaaaaattatagcAATTTTcttatatttgaaatgcattttgttgGAAAATTTATTTCTGTTGGGTTCAGttatcagttattattggtgctcaattattaataatggctattattatgaatgttgtgctgcttaatattttgtggaaactgtgatacagttttttttttttcatgatattttaatataaagttcaaaagaacagtatttaaattttcactgcattttttattaaataaatgcaaccttggtgactgctgagcacaagagacttctttcaaaaagataaaacattgaagtaattcaaaacttttgaccagtaatgATATACAGCATAATGCAcacttatttaaatgttattgtatttttaaaatgtgcatttacaaaGGTAAAACTGACTCCAAACAGAAGCAGAAGTTTGCAAAAGTCTGTCAAATGGcaaactttttaaagtaatttgaaGTAAATAATAGGTTAATTAGAAAAATCTTGAATCACTGGGGTCTTAGACACCAAAAGCAATAAAATCAGTCCGAAAAGAAAAAGAGGGATCTCTTCTTGATTCATGTTCACATCGTTCTCCAGCTTGCTTGTGTCTCTCCCCAACAGCAGTTCTTGAGGCAGTAGTTATGTCTCTCAGAGGGAGACGTCTCATCGATGTGCACTCAAAGGGCAAACTCTGTTTATTTTCTTGGCTGTCCTTTTTCctcctgtctgtgtgtttgtgtttggtgcTCTCTGTGCAAGCGAGTGTTTGGTAATGTTCAATGTTGTCCTCATTTAAACCTCATATCTCTCCTCtgtgattttgtgcattttatttgttacttgtctctttctttctccataTCTCTGTTTCCACTAAGTGCGAACAGACAGACACCACCCAGCAAAGTTAAATGGATGCTGACCCTCTCCATCCTGTTTCATTGCAAATTATCTAAAACTCTTTGCATATTTTCCTTTAAAGTGACGTGGCAGACCTTCTCTCCCCCCAACCATAATGCCTGtttgtaatttacatttacatttgttttaaattgattcAGTGATGCTGTCGATTTAAAAGCTTCCTGAAGCTGAAATCAGGAGATATCTAGCTAACTGTGTTTAAGAGCTGATGCTGATGCTGAACATGACGCGGATCTAACACGCATTGTATTTTCTCACAAccctttaccttttctgacccacctCAGGACTTGAAGTCTCTataatgagctgacgagttgaatcaggtgtgttagatgagggctgctgcaggacagttttgaaaaccactgcatttcagagacattatcttaaatgtgactcatatataaaaaatacttacatgcatgcatgttttaaggcagctttaattgtcagtttggtaacttcatgacttaccTTAAGACACTGCATGCTCGAAGTTTCTTTTGCacttaaatatgaaatgatatagGCTACCTTGCGCTTATATTTCATGTTCGTTTGACTAGCTGAGGCGAAATTGGAATGTGCATCTGAAAAGTCTCCTGTTTGATGAGGTTAACATCAAACATAGTTAACATAAGTAAAATATGTCAATGAAATATAGCATTTATCATCCTTGTTTCTTATAGACAGCAATAAAGTGCAAAATGATTTTCTCCCTTAAGTGTTCTCCTTGGAGATTTTCAGTCACAATAGTCACAAAAAAAATGAgcttaaatattaaattcttcAAGACCAAATAATGTGAGCTATGTTATCCACATTAATTGTAAAGCTCAATAGTCTTGCAGTATGTCAATAATGGTCTCATTTCTGTCTATTTGTCTTTCTCCTTAGGAATTCTGAAGATCTCAGACAACGTtaatacttaaaggggtcatatgatgttgctaaaaagaacattattttgtgtattttaagtaaaaaaaaacacatacgcggtttaaggttaaaaaaacacattcttttccacatactgtacattattgtttttcctctatgccccgcctttctgaaacgcatcgttttttacaaagctcatcgttctgaaaagcaaggtgtgctctaattggccagctatacagtgcattgtgactggctgaatacctcaagcgtgtgacggaaatgttacgccccttgccatactgtgatgcatgtcccggtcagaacaccggtgtGACAAGACAataccaataaaacccattacaaatgaggcatttgttgcatccagtggggacataattacagattttaataacttatactgtgtttttatgtgttgcattgtgcaaacataaaaccatgtctgtatttttgatcggagaaacgacaaacaacaagagctactctacaccagcggttctcaattccagtccttgcgcacCCCAGCTCTGAattttttgcatgtctctctttgttaacacacctgattcagataatcagctcgttagaagtgagctccgtgcatgagctgtgttcccattgacatggtccctacacagtgtccaatgctccctactccctgagcaggggaaatctgttgaagtttacttgcatcagaacattcattcacggatttgcacttcgcaacgtcttcacacatggacaagtgtgacatcatatacctctgtaaataaatacaatttaaattcatgtctcacacacttcaacgtctgaagccataagagaaacatataaaatgtgcagagcagaggGGTGCGAGGActagaattgagaaccactgctctacactgctcagaactcgtgtttgaatcatcagtggcaaatcctttacatatgtaaacgtacttataaactgtgagtcagaacagccggcatagtcttctctcccaggatcaggaaacaatcctccataaaatgtgctgcacaatcTGAATATTTAgcttgaactgttctggaacagtgttgtaaatacaacgtTACCATtgatttctaattgtgtcctcttttggaaggccaaacaaagtattttcgctttcataacgaaacagcatctccacgcCATGGCGGTGGTAGCAACAGCAAAAATCAaaggttacaccttctttctttgcgtgaacatttggccggcattttgcaaatcttcccacatcgtgacatagacatgtgggggtgtgtttaaaggAGGCATTTTAGGGAgagcgtggacaagtcttaacttttataaagaatatctctgtgtgtttgagactttagtctttgcaactttacagatcttctttatgcaagagcttgtaacactccaaagagaaaggaaaacttgaaattgcatcatatgataatataataattgagaactttttttctctctctctctctcaggctgtACCTCCTCTACATCACACAAATCTATTTGTTTGATCTTCTAGTCATTCTCATGATGGCCATATTCTGATAAACATCACACACATCATACATCGTACCTTCATGTACCAAACACATAACAGAATGCTGGCgaacaaatgcattcatttttagatttactGGTGGTTGTGAATGATAATGAGTCTCTAAAGATCTATTTTATGGGGTGTGACCTCATCCTTGCTGTTAGGATGAGTGAGAGGGAGCCTTTTTCTGTTGATATACTGACTGTGAATATACAGATCATCTATCTTGACCGAACAGGCCACCACAGCTTTACCCTGCACTCTCAAATGCTGCTTGAGAGCCTGTGGGCAGTGTGTTCGGGAGATATGGCTCATTATTCCTGTCTGACTCAGATCTACAGTCTCTTATTGCTGTGTTTTCTTATCAAAAAACCTTTTGAACCAACACAACTGACCTTCATCATAAGAAAGAGTGATGGGAGGGCAAAGTTTGCCAATTTCCTGGATGccattattcatatatatacgaCTGCAGTCAGAGGTGCTTCTCTCTCCACAAAATGCGTTATTGTGATATTTGATGAAATAATGACCTTCACATCATAAAACTCCTTcagcagcacttttttttctaaaatgagcCAAAGCTGCACCTTGTGTCAAAGCACATCGTTCTCTCTCATCAGGTACATCCAGAATTTgaactttttatcattttgatcACTTTTCTTCTGCTGCATCATGTCCTGAAATGAGCCATGCCACCTGAAGCTTGTTTTTCATCTTCATGATTATAAAACTCCTCAAACTCTGACATCATAATAAAAGAGGAAACTGATAACAAACTTctttcacacaaaaatgcaaaaccacaaaacataaaGCTTTGTTTAATCttgtaaaatgaacatttttatttagggAGTCTATATTAAAGTTCATGAACTTAAGCACTTTCCTCAGATGAGCCATGTCTGTGTTCCTATGGGAACAggaacctttatttatttgtgttctttttaaataaagtgtctTTCATATTAATATCAGTCCATTTCTGTTAAATAAGGCAGTTTATAGACAGCTACTGATTACAGAGACAGTAAAACATTGCTCTCTAATGAAGGATTCATAATCTTTGCATGCATTCATAAACTACAAGGAAGCATCAACAATatggcaaaatattttacaagCTGTCTCAAGAGAACAGTAATATTATACATCGACCAGACACTATGTGCGCATTTAGGAGGTTGCTGAAAAACAAACGGCAGGGTACATTGGGTCCTCCAAGCATATGAACGATGAATGTTCACAGGATTCAGATATTTTACGCAGACATCCGCTAGTTACATCAAGAGCATGTCAAAACACAAGAGAGGCGTGTAACATCAGTAGCATCGTTTAAACTTGATGAGTTTGTGGAAGGCTTGTTTGAAGTCATCATTGAAGACAGTGTAGATGACTGGATTGATGAGCGAGTTGAGGTACCCCAGCCAAGTGAACACATCAAAGAGCACAGGATGAAACCAGCACTTTTTACAGACCCCCATCACCAGCGTGAACACAAAGAACGGGAGCCAGCACACTATAAACGCACCCAGGATAATCCCAAGAGTCTTGGTGGCCTTCTTCTCACGAGCAGCACAAAGACGCTTTCTTTCCAGCACGCTATCGGCCAGCTTCACTTTCACACTGTCTGTGAAAAGAGGAGATCCTCCTcccccacctcctcctcctccaggaTGAAGATGTCCCTCCTGATTAGAGGTGGAGTTCAGCGAGCAGAGTGAGGAGCCCGCTGAGTTCTGGATGAGCTTAGCAGCGGTGAACCGTTTTCCACTTGTCACCGGCGTTTTGAAGATCCTGGAGCGAGCCGCCACGTAGATCCGCCCGTAGAGAATCATCAAGAGAACCGTGGGAACATAAAACGCGCCAAATGTGGAATAGAGTGTGTAGGAGATCTGGTCAGTGTTGACCAAGCACTCCTTGAGCTCCTCGTGAGCCTTAGCTTGCCGCCAGAACAGAGGAGGCAAGGAGATGGAGACCGAGATCACCCACACTACGCCGATCATCAGTGCTGCTCGCCGCATGGTTCGCCGCTTTGAGTATTCCAGGGCATCGGTAATGGCCCAGTATCGATCGAGTGCAATCACGCACAGGTGCAGAATGGAAGCCGTGCAAAACGTTATGTCAGATGATAGCCAGATATCACACACGATCTGACCTAGAGTCCAAGTTTTACTTACTGTGTACACGATGCTGATGGGCATGACTAAAATGGACACCAGGAGGTCTGTCGCTGCGAGAGAGCCGATCAAGAAGTTGGCGGGGGTGTGAAGCTTGCGTGTGAGGAAAATGGTGGCCATCACAAAAGCGTTGGACAGAGCGGTGGCCAAAGTGACGATGGCTAACATGGCGGAGATGGAGATCTGAAGGCTGAGGAGTGTAGCGTCATCCCAGGACTCCAGGGTTGTGGGACTGACTGAGGCGTTGTTGAGGAAGAACTCATCTGAGCTGTTCACCAGATCCATGTTGCATGGTTCACCAGTGCTTCATATCATCTATGCATGATTCTTAGCATTAAAGATCAATTAATCCACAAAAACATCTTGTGTTGAAAAATTTTAGTTTGGTAGTTGCAGATATTGGTGATGCTTTGCCTTTGTGAATGTCATGGCTGATAAATGTGAGCAGTAATTCATGGCTGAAGATACTGTGACTGTTtctaaggttttttattttttttattttttgtgcagtaTGTTGACGTGCACAGAAATTTAAATGCCACAGAATAAACAAGGAACAGGTATTAACCTTCACACCTGACTGAGTTATAAAAATATTCCTTTAGCCCTTAGCCCTCACTGTTCATTACTTTCTTTATGGTTTCTTATTCTACCATGAGAACTGAAGATCCTTTAATTTTGGCTCTTTTGAACTGCTGgaagactttttaatttattctccTGTTGGTCTGCAAGTGCGTTGCTGTTTCAGACTAATGGGACAGAATATTCCTCCATTCCGTGTAGATCCACTGATGGCTGCAAATGGTTTATAGAAAGGTGATATTGCAGTTTCCCAGAACACCACAAGCTGTACAAGTTCTCGTTTTGATTATTGTCTTTGTGAAGGCGTTAGTccagatgacagaatttaatcCAAGTGAAGATCTGGAAGAATGAAAAAGAATGAAGAATGAGAACTTCAGAGAAAATATCATGATTTTGCAAAAAAACTAATTCTTGCAAAAGTATCTCTAAAAGTGAATTAACTGTTGTCTTAGAGTTTCATGTATAATTAAACTGACtgtataaaaattgtataaaaactgcaaaaaattatatttatatgtaaaatgtataatacacagtaatatataaaaaatagtaaaacacgtaaaaatgatacatttaaaattagaaaatgacCAAACAGATAGAACCCTTAGAATTAGAAATTATAATTAGAATTATATAGATTAGAAATACGGTATAAGATGTTGTCAATCAGAAGTTCACTGTACTATTTACTGTAGTTATTATGTAGTTATGTATTTGAATTAGTGAATTAGTTATCTAGCAGCAGGGAACAGCTTTTTTACTTTCCAGAGCCTCTTAATCTTCCTACACGCTATTTTGCAGGATTACATGAGAAAGCCTGAagtacttaaaaatattaaaaggtaatattcagatttttattctTGCACAAACCAACCCACCATAATAACACCCATTGTGCATGCACAAATCAAGATACTTGCTTGCAAAtggaattcattattttttctgatGTCTTCATTAAAAACTTGTACGTAAGTTTTGCCtccattaacatatatatttaccCTAGGCTCTGCTTTTCAGACTCAAGCTTTGATTGATGAGTATCTACAGTACTATGTCTCAAGGGGAAACCTGTCACCATGGAGCTTCCAGAGCTCCTGTGTCTGACTAACAATGTGCCATGACACCTGCAAGCGTTCCGGTTCTGGCCTGGTGGGAAAAAAGATGCCAAACCGTGGAGCTCACTTTACTGCCGTCAGGTCACACACATCAGTCACATCACCTGCCAACATCTACACTTAAACATTAGCAGTTCCCAGTGTGCCTGCAGCACActcacatttctttttctttatagtTAGATACACGCGTGTAGGGATATACATATCTGAATATTTATAGAAAAGCCTTTTGCAAATCATATCATGTCATGTCATGCCTCCATACATGTCAAactaagttaaaaaaatattgtggtgCAAATTATATTCTATGTGATGCTTTTAAGTGCCAAGCATTCagatttgaaattgaaattctaCAAAGAAAACATGTCCACTGCCCTTCATGTATAAAACATGCAATTTCCGTACTTGTAATTGAAATCATAAAGGTCATACATCCCAACAGGACCCAACACATTTCCTTTTAGATGGTGCTGGGGTACCTAGAAGCCAGGATGAACACATAGCATCTCAGCAATGGCACTGCAGGTTAACCCAATAAATGgcacaaaaatatgtataaagtGGCTATTCTAGGTTCAGCACAAGTTAAGCTCAAATGACACAATTTGTGGCATAACGTTAACTGCATGCCACAGAAATTAATTTCCACTTGACCCCCACAGAAATTAATTTCCACTTGACCctcactttctttaaaaaaaagaataataataaatctggGTTTAAGTGTTGtggatcttatatatatatatatatatatatatatatatatatatatattagaaatataagATGTATATATATTGGGATCTTACGGATTCCaagcttttaaaatactgtttactTTGGTGTAAAACGATATGAAATGTAGCCAACAAGTGAGAATTGGGCAAAGACTTCTAAATGTGAGTTTCAGATGTAAAACGGGATTTAAAATGTAGTGCTGTTGCTGTGGCTTGTATCTCTGTAAAACAGTGTTATCATTAGCATATACTTCATGTGAGACGGCAGGACACAACAGCGGATTATCTCCACACCAGCAGATCCAAAGGCCTGCACGCTAATGAGGCCAACCCGAGGGTATTACCATGCTCCAAATGTTGGCCCAACGTTTTCTCTACTTTTGTTTGGTTCTGTGTAATTGGTGaaagtcaaaataacaaaataaaaaaaacaaggtcaatatATCAGAAAGGACGGAGACTTTGAGACTGTTAAGTTAATTTAACAAATGCTCAGACAACACAAAATATCTTGCCACCTATTATTGCCAGTACTGTCCGAATCCATGTTTTTGTACTTTGTAATTGTCACCTTGTATTTGTCAGTTTTCCAGTTGGATTTTGGCGCGTTTGACTTGACtgcacaaacaaaaagaaaaaatagcgTATAGTGCCAAACAGAATAAAAAGGTAAACGCCTTCAGGTGCATATAGAtccaaaaacaagtcaaaatataacaaatttgcACACATAGGCCAAAAGCTCACATCAATTTATTAtacaaagaccaaaaaaaaaaaaaaaaaaactaatgtgcGAACGTGCAAAGTGCAGAAAAACACTGTTTTACAGCACTAAACTTTGCACTTTTTCCTCTTTCTGTGTTCTGATGttagttcttaaaaaaaagtgttatttatttatttatacaatggaagtcagtgcgGTCCAATGTTGTTTCAACTGTCACTGTATAACAGTtgaaacattgttcaaaatattttcctTTCTTGTTCTGCAGAAGAATGTCATACAGCTTTTGTACAGCATGAAGGTATGTAAATTCTGATAATATTCTGATTAATATTTTGGTTATTCTgattaatattctgaaatatattttataataactgtccctttaatagtaaaaataaagaaagcagaGCTGATACTTCTGCATTGCAGGCAGGTACAATGACAAGTCAACTAAAAGTTACATATTAAAATCTGCCCATGTGATGCTAATAAAAAATCACAGAACAAATACAGTTATAGTGCTACTTAATGGAGTGAGAGAATTGTTTGTTCTGTGAGTGGAAAATGGTTAGAGatgagggtttttttattttttattttatttttttaatactcaaTCTGCCAGTGGTTATAAAATGAAACAGACTGCTGCCATGGTAACAGAGCAGATCTGGATGTTATTGAATGATGTcagtcttgtgtgtttttgagatgTGCATCAGTGGAGTGTTTGAGTGGAATATCCTTGTAATTCTGTGTCAGTAATTTGTGTAACAAATAACTCTAACCTAAACTCAAGCTCTACTGATGGATTACAATCTCTCACACAAAGTTTTCATATCTTCACTCATATCTGAGTCTGGCTGGAGAATAAGTCTTGCTTCCTAACTCCATCCGTAATCAGTTAAATCTAAGTGTTGTGACAGATGGATGAACTGGGGACCCTTTAGTCAATGTGCCATATTTTTGTTTAGAAGGTTTAGGAGTGAAAGCTCTTTTGCACCCTTTTCAATTACAGCTGCAGATAGCAAGCCAACATGACTCAAACAACAGATTATGTTTTGAAAAAGAGCCAATCCATCCTCCAATCTGCTGAAAAGGGTTTaacaaaatgtgacaaaaagttggaaataaatacatttataaaacaacatttttagtaACATTATCTGATCCTTCATAAATCTAACTTCAATTTGAATGACTTAAAAAGACCCTTGTATCAGCTTTGATATGTGAGCAGAACTGAGGTCTTGAAATCTcctcaaaatgcatttatatggGACATGATTTAGTGGAGGCAATGCGACTATGATgcatacattataaatgttttctgtcTTCTCAGCTCAGATGTGTAGGAGGAACACTTGTCCAGAGTTAACAAAAACCATTGTGCCTCTTCCACCACTGTGGATGATTCACCAGGTAAGTACCacaatttcacacattttctATTAAGAAGCACCTTTTTGGGGCATTTGATAACAGAACTACTAGGCACCGTAGGAGGTTGTGATGTACTGGAAAGAAAAGTACATTCAAAGTTGCACTAAAGCTTTTGAATTTGGTAGTTTGGTGTAAAAGCATGTGTGATCTGATGGGATTTTGGGATGTACCCTATTGAGTTAATACATTCAGACACTTTCTAAACTTCAAAAAcagtgtgttctttttgaagatcATGCTGTTGTGGGCACAACTGTGGCCTGAGGGCAGAGGGACTGTCATTGTCAATTTAATGAGGTGAGTTGGGTTGGGAAGTAGTGCAAAGGCTGCATAAAGAGTAACATCTCAGCCAAATTCAGCTTCACAGGTGTCTAAACTGAACCTTCATGATTATATTACCTATGAActgacaaaacattataaaaagcaCTTGAGAGTCTTTGGAGGCAAAGAGTTTGAATTTTTTCTTATGTTtctcaaagaagtctcttatgtttctgaaagaatgctcaccaaggcttaattctcaaagaagtctcttatgtttctgaaagaatgctcaccaaggcttaatcaaagaaaaaaaaaagtaaaaaactattattaaaattttaaatttaaaactctttttctatttgaatttttaacatttaatttattcctgtgatggcaaagctgaattttcagcagccattactataGTCTTCAGTGTGaacagagagttcaaaagaatagcatttattttaaatagaattcaTTTCTGTCTCCAAACTTCTTCCAAAAAATAATCTTCCGAAAATCATTCAAAGTTTTGTTGAAGGGTGTCTATATTCATTTAATGCAAAAGCAAATGTGTGGTCTGAATGTGGCACATTGGAAAATGGTTGCCCAAGGTGACTTTGTCCTGTATCCCCAAGATGACTAGACACATCAGTAGGTATTTCCTTCACAATACTCACACATTTCCAATAAAATAAGTTACAATCATTTCACATTCTCACACTTCTTAAATTACATatgtcttttttttcactttcttccacttgttattttattttattttgtgtgtgtgtgtgtgtgtgtgtgtgtgtgtgtgtgtgtgtgtgtgtgtgtgtgtgtgtgtgtgtgaaataaactattttaatagtaGGTGCTTTTGTATGAAAGCCTTTGCCTAGGacatatttgtaaatttaaatgtaaaaatgtctgtGTCCAACAAGTAggtcaaaaaatttaatataaatctacCCAGAGCCCAACTGAGAGATTCTCTGACCTTTCTCCTCTCCTGTCAAGTCTGATAAGTGTCCCATTTGCAccaaaaaaacactggaaaaaaacTTGGTGCGAAGTATGCCGGCAGGCTTCACATGTCTCTTTGATACCGTTTGACCTCCTCCATTTCTGCCTTTCAACAACATCTCCTCCCACTCTTGCccttgtattttgtgtttgtgctttGGCTCTGAACTTTGTGAAGTTTTGAACAGTGATGAGTGGACAAGTGGTATTATTCAGGGTGTTTATGTGTGTAAAAGCCTACCAATGTAGAAATGGAGACTTGAATTAAACAGCTTCCTGTGAGTTACTAGACTCAAAGTTGCAAGGGCAATGAGGTGGACCAGGACACAGTAAGAGAATTTTGGCTATTATATAGAAAATTGTTTGTAATATTCATTATTACAATTCATCAAAAGTTGAAAATTCTCTCATATTTTACTTCATATTCATAACAATGACTTTGTacactgtacaaataaacaaaaataaacaaactttttttttttagaaatattttttgtgtgtgttaatgtaagggttagtaaatgacagaatcttatttttttttctcttcaaaggttaaatacaaaataaaaagatgtattctttattatataaaattatatattttattttctgggacaaatttttaacaaatagtatttttgatttaaaaatgattattcaaGTTATTGGGAAGGTAAGTGCAAATCAGAACTATTTGTTTTCAGACACATATACATTGTTGCTAAagataaagtaatttttttaatcaataatataacttaaaccattaaaaaaactgATAACTGATAATATTGGCAGGGCAAGTGCAAATCTGAATTACCAGCAGAAAAAAGCATTATTGTTGATCCCTGTAAGGTAATGAATGTGGGTGAAAATACAAATCAGAAACAGACAGCAGCAATCAAGTTGCGGTCTGGTATTGTAATTGACACAAGCACAGAGACTACACTGTCAAACAGCTCAGTGCATTTCTGCACTTGTGTATGGAGCCAGTCAAATAGATTTTTCAGTTCTAGTTGTCTTCACTGAAGGATTACGATTCTAGCAAGCTCCAAGGACCAGTTCAATATTGGTGATTTTAATTTGTAGAGCTCTATGCAGTAATATTGAGTTTCCAACAGGGTAAACTTCCATTCAGTAGTAAGGTATATGG
The sequence above is drawn from the Cyprinus carpio isolate SPL01 chromosome A17, ASM1834038v1, whole genome shotgun sequence genome and encodes:
- the LOC109107853 gene encoding 5-hydroxytryptamine receptor 1D-like; amino-acid sequence: MDLVNSSDEFFLNNASVSPTTLESWDDATLLSLQISISAMLAIVTLATALSNAFVMATIFLTRKLHTPANFLIGSLAATDLLVSILVMPISIVYTVSKTWTLGQIVCDIWLSSDITFCTASILHLCVIALDRYWAITDALEYSKRRTMRRAALMIGVVWVISVSISLPPLFWRQAKAHEELKECLVNTDQISYTLYSTFGAFYVPTVLLMILYGRIYVAARSRIFKTPVTSGKRFTAAKLIQNSAGSSLCSLNSTSNQEGHLHPGGGGGGGGGSPLFTDSVKVKLADSVLERKRLCAAREKKATKTLGIILGAFIVCWLPFFVFTLVMGVCKKCWFHPVLFDVFTWLGYLNSLINPVIYTVFNDDFKQAFHKLIKFKRCY